Genomic segment of Arachis stenosperma cultivar V10309 chromosome 4, arast.V10309.gnm1.PFL2, whole genome shotgun sequence:
TTTAAGAATTTATCGCTAATCAATaagttgctgcatgcacaagacGGGATTCGAACCCCGACACTTACTTAATCGTTCAAGTTATTTTATTTAGGATCACAGTTGAGAAAAATGTacatttttgttttgaaataataataaaaaaaaaaagcaaatcTAGTTGAACTTTCTGCTTCCCTCATAGTCACAGGCTTGGGTGTGTGCCCTATTATTTTGCCCAAATTCCTCACAGCAACACACTGACACTCATtcattcttcaaagaagaagaaatggcaCTCAGAGCAGCCATCCTCCGCCACGTTCGCGTCCCACTTCAAACTGCACCAAAACTGCATCACAAGCAACCACAGCCATGGCTCGCTTCCTTCCGCTTCATGTCTTCTCACGACGATCACATCACCAAAGAAGAGGTCACCGAAAGAGTCCTCGCTGTCCTCAGAGATTACCCCAAAGTCGATCCTTCCAAGGTCCTTTCActtcaatttttctttattttttttttgtcatctCCATAACTTCATTTATTGTTCCATGATTCGTGGCCCTTCGTTATTGCAAATCTTTGTAGTGTTGATTTTTCCAAATGGGTTTCCCCCGCACAAGAAAAAGAAGGACTTTTTACCTTGATAAATATATGGGTAGTGTTCATTAGTGTGGAAATTGGGAAATGGGTATCCCATAGCGTAATCCTTTTGGTTTAATTAAAAGGGTTTTTCTCCCAAAATTTGGAAATTTAGCTCAATTGCCATGGGGGTGGTGTTTTGTAATCTTGATTAGTAGGATATGTGAATTGGGAATATTGCTTTTcgttattttgttt
This window contains:
- the LOC130973288 gene encoding acyl carrier protein 1, mitochondrial, with the protein product MALRAAILRHVRVPLQTAPKLHHKQPQPWLASFRFMSSHDDHITKEEVTERVLAVLRDYPKVDPSKVTPNVHFEKDLGLDSLDTVEIVMALEEEFKLEIPDKEADKIDSCNLAIEYISNHPMAS